TAAAGAAGTCCACCAGCTCACCTGTATTGATTCCTGTGGTTCCACTGCCTCTAGAGGGCGATGTAGCTTCTAAGAGAGAGGAAAGGTAGAAAATGTGAGCTGAAGAGCATTTACCATTCTGAGGAGAGTTAAGGGTGTACTCTTCTCAATGACAGCACCATGGCAGATGCTCTCCAGCTAGCTGGCTCACCTGTGTTTGAACTCCCAGGTTCAACTGCAGTGCGAGAAGCTGCTGTAGTGGTACCTGCAACAAGATGATAAAGTCTGGTAATTGGGACTACTGGGAAGAGATATCAGGTTAGTCTTTTACTATAGCAGCCTTAAAAGAGAGATCATGACATCTGAAGTTAAGTAAGGGGACTTTCCTTCTTGTTAACCTACCTGTGTTAAAACCTCCAAATGTAATCGTCGTCCCAGGAAACTCTTCAGTGATACCTAAAATGCAAAAAGTGAATGGAACAATAGAGAATTTCCTCCCTAGTTCATCTTGGCAGCATCCATGTGGCCCTAAAACACTGGAAGCCCTTCCCCGAAGGCATTCTTCtctaaagaaaatggaaaataaacttcACAGCATTTTATTTCCCAGGTTCCCCTTTCACTATGTAGTTAAAGGAAAGCAGGTCTTTATCCCGTACCTATTTTGTTTCCAGGGACAGATGCACCTGGTGTGCCAGAGGTGcctaagggaagaaataaaacatctttaGTCTTTGTAAGTAATAATCTTTGTTACAACTTGGAGCATTTTAATAATCAGTTGCCTTCACGAAGCTTGCTAGTAAggggagataaaaataaacaataaacattatgTAGAAGTAAATGAGAGAAATGTACTTATTAGGGAAGTAGTGGGGAAGGTAAGCTGGGTAAGGAGGACTGGAAGTACTGAGAGGTTGAGATATAGGCAATGTGCACTTATACCCATTGAGGGCAGGGAAGAGAACATCTTCGTAAGCCAGAATACTGAGGACAGTCTGGCTGAGACATCTGAGGTCTTGGAATCCCCAAGCAGAATAGTTATCCGGTTGATATCATATCATAACAATATGGCCTCAGCGAAAATGCAGGTCCCTCTTTCACATTCCTCCCCACTCATTTGATTACTGTAGCAACACAAATAGACAAACGATGAGAGTCCCAGGTTTCGTCCTAAAAAAGCTTACCTCCTGGCAGTTTTCCCTGGGTAGTCCCACTGCCTCCTGTGTGAGTCGTGGCTTCTAAGAGAAGAAAGCGAAAAGGAGTAAGGACTGGAGGTGTAGACAGGACAAACGGGGCTCCTATGGGCTGTATCTCTTGAGGGGACACACTCAGAACTCCAGACCTGTGTTGGAACTCCCAGGATTGGGTGTCTTGCCAGGGATGTCCTCAGTTGTGCCTGAAATAAGGGTTTTGGTCATTAGGTCAGTTCATTGCCAATCAAAAAAAAATGGGTGTGagctattaaaaacaacaacaataaaaactttgTTTCTCCCAAAGTAAGTTTATTTCTCTGGACTTCCTAGTTTCGAGTCCATCTGTAGATAGTCCATGAAACACATCTTTCCCTCCACGAATTTGCAAAGAGAGTCCACCACCACTGGAtctctcttttacagatgagTTAGAATGAAATAGATCTGCTTGCAAATTACCTATATAACTGTCAGGGAACAGGCCCCAGGATGCCCTGGAAGTATCCTTAGAGCACAGGACAAGGATGAAATGTTGAATTTCTTGATGTCAAATATTAAACATCAACTAAATTTGTGCCCTATATTTAGAATATGCGAAACTCAAGGAGTTTTGATgtatttcagacaaaaaaaaattattggtaaGTTATTAGAGTGTACAATTAGTGTCTTAACAGAGCTCACCTGTAATTATTCCAACTCTTGTTCTACCATCTTCTACAGAAGTTGTGGCccctaaaagagaagaaagtaggaTAGAGGTAGTTAAAAACTATTTAAGGACCACAGAAAGATAGGGCAGTTCTCTTACACAGGATAACAATTAAAGAGGAATCTCATCAAGACTGACCCATCAGAGTCACTGCTACCTGGCTGACTCACCTGTGTTGGAACTGCCAGGGGCAACAGTTGTGCCAAGGGCTAGCCTAGTGGTGCCTGAAACACAGCAAGTAGAGATCTTCATGGTGATGCCTATGTGTTAAAGCCCTGCCTCTAAAAGGACCCTAGGTGCATCTATATTATATCAAAGGGCCCTTTCACTGCTTCCCAATGAGGTCAAAATCATAGGCTTTCCTATGACCCATACCATTAAGAAAGTGGTAAAAATATCAGTAGTAATATTCCCAATGCAAGGCACCCTCCACAGATATTCCATTCACTTATAATGGAGAAGAAAGGTGGGTTTCTCCCAGGTTCACCTGTCACACTCCCAGTTGCTTGGCCTTGTGGTGCTGCAGTGGTGCCTACTGTGGGGGGAAAACCAGAACATTATTTAAACTTGCCAAAAATATTGACTACCATTACtgctcttttaagaaaaagaatctaTATGTAGCACAGGCTGGTTTAAGAGTTCACACTGCTTTCTCTACTTCCCAGGTATATAATATTTCCCAGATCCTCTGACAGCTTAGCAATGTGTATACCATCAAGGAGGAAACCTCCCATAAGAATTTCATCCACAGCTCTTCCTGAGAAAGTTACAGCTGTGAAGCTTGAGCAGATATTGAAAGTATATTGATAACATGCTAAATCAAAGGAAACACTGAGTAAATGCAACAATTCTTCAGGAAAGCAAACCTAAAAATGGGAGCTAGTGAAGAGCCATAACTAATGGCAAACCCCGACTGTGAGGTGTGCATTCTCACCAGGTCTGGCTCCCGTGCTGGGACTGCCGATGCCATCTGTTAACGTCGTGGCctctgaaggaagaaaacattgaGTGGGGAGATGTGAGGATTTAGGATATTAGAGAAAAAACTATTCTCCTTTTAGGTCAGAATAAGAATACTAAGTatattatgtcattaaatatgGAGATTTCTTTTTGATAGCCTACCTGTCTGGTAACTCCCAGGGATAATGGTTGTCTCAGAGAATCCCCTTGTGGCAcctaaaaatgagaaagataagGACATCGGCGCAGCGTAAGTGCCCTCTTCATTACTGATGTAGCTCCAGGACCTATCCTTTGATCTCTGTCTCATAAGGAAATGAACTGTCAGTGACTTTCAACATTGCCCTTTCCAGACCAGCTGTTGCTTACTGAGGCTACTGGAGATTCCTTTCCCATATAtctcagtgaaaaagaaaggagacctCATGTCACCTTCAACTGTTTCACTCCCCAACCCTGGACTCCCTGGTGTGATAGAACTGCctaagggaggaaaagagaccACAAAAACGACTTATGGTATCCCTGCAATGAATAATATAAATAGATGCATCTAATTTGATGGAGAACATGAAATTCAGAATGAAGCTGCTCACTCACTGAAAGTGGAGGTTGCAGGGGCAACAGCTGTAACTGCGGTTGCCCCAGTGGTACCTGAAACACAAAGTGCCTGAGATCTTCCAAGTATTTCGTGTCTGTGCCCTGAAGTCTGGCCTCTAGAAGGACTCCAGGTACGCCTTTGTAACAGAAAAGGCACCTGTCCCTGTTTCCTAATGACCTAAGAAAGTCTCTCTTTCCCATGACCAATACGATTAGAAAGATCCAAAAACACTCATGTTCTCAACATGAGCAACCATATCAGGAATTTCACATTTTTCACACATGGTTGAAAACATAGTATTAGCATAGCTTCAATGATTACACTTACAAAGTACCAACCATtgggaaaaatgcagaaaaaaatttcaatgtcCCAGAAAAAGGTGTATATCATCATTACACTTTTGAACAAAAAACCTTCCATAGAATATGCCTGTTTACAGGTTCACAAGCTTTCTTAAACCCTAGAGTTACACTAGGTCTCACCACCCAGAAACCCGGAATAATGATAACATATATGCATTAACAGGGTGAAGTATTCATCCGGGATTGACAGCAGCCCTTCTTCACAATGTTCAAGTGCGACACCAGAAGCCAATATTGGGAGATTCCCAATGCTTCTTAACTGTCAGAAACCTTAGGTGCAACTGGAAACCACTCTGTGGCAAAGCACCCCTCCTGGCAGGCCAGCCTAAGAAGACTCATCCTCCACGGTGAACCCCAAACTGCAGGAACTCTTTCTCACCAGGACTGGATCCACTGCCAGAAGAGCCCTTGCCTTGTGTCAACGTCGTGGCCTCTGAAGGCAGAAGATGGTGAACAGTGAGGTCAAAGGATTGAACATACGAGGAGACAATTACATTGACACTGTGCCAAGCAGGTCTACTAACTCTATTTGGAGGTAAAGTATGGTGATTTCTTCTCGTTCACCTACCAGTGTGGGAGCTCCCGGGTAGAAGGGTTGTCCTCGGGTATTGCCCTGTGGCACCTaccaatgagaaaaacaaaggtaTCAACACGGCACACTCTCCCCTTTCAAATGAAAGGAACGATATGGCCTTGAGCAtcgagaaagaaaaaaaaaaatttcctgagGCCTCTGTTTCTATAAGAAATCAACTGTCCACTGCTTTGCACAGTTTCCTTTCCTGACCCACCCTTTTATCATGGGTGCTCCTGGAATTCCaccacccctgctgcccccaccccctgtcccctgccACTGAAAGGGAAAGGAGACCTTATGCCACCCTCCCCTCGTTCACTTCCAGTCCCTGGACGCCCTGGGGCCACGGAGGTGCCTCCAAGAGGAAAAAGGCAGAGGATGCACTTGTCTTCCTAAAGGTCACTCAGCCTTACATGGGGATTTTTGATATTCTTGTATTGTTGAGGAGGTGGACCTCTGGGACTCCCACACTCTCACAACCTACCTGGCTGACCATTTGGCGAGCCGCTGGTGGCTCCAGGGGCAAGCCCGGTGGTACCTGGGAACACGGGAGAAGGAAGCTTCAACATAAGTGTGCATCTCGGGATTCCGCTGTGATTTGTTTGGCAAATCTTGGGTGCGATTTTGATTTAGGCCTTGGAGTGTAGCACTGAGCCCAGTATTCAAGGATCTTTGCCCTACCGTGGCTACATGCTAGCCGGGGGAGACCAGCGGTGAGCCGCAAACACGGTACAGACTGCAAAGTGTGTCTCTGGCCCTGTACAAGGTGCACCCATGATCCTGGCCCAATCTCTCGGGAAGAACTTACTTTTAAGTTGTACTTCAACTtcttatttgtttacatataGATACTCTTCTTTGTATCATGAAAGAATTTTACCATTTCGTTTGCATCGTGTAATGGTACCAGAAATTTGAAGTAGCGAACAGTGACAAAACTCCACAGCAGGCCCAGTGTATTTCAGGGACGACCCACGTATGATGGGcttccctatttttccctcagaCACTGGTGCAAAAAAAGTGCACACCGTACATGGCACACTGCCGTCACAGATATCCGTAAGAGCTACGAGGCAACGTTCAAACCACACAGGAAGACTGGGGCCTTCACAAGCAGGGTTAGGACCACGGTGGGCCTCATACCTGCCATCACACAACTAGCTCTGAGGCCTGGGCCTCGCGGGTCTGGAGGACGAAGCGTGAGGCTGTGCGGTTTCTAGGCTGACCCCGTTGCTGGGTCCCAGGCATGCTGTGCTCCCTGAGGAAATATAGGCCCCCCCGCCTTGCCCACCTGCCCAGTCATGTGCCCACTCTAGCCATACGAGAGGGATTGGACAAAAAATCCCTAACGCTCACTTCAACAGACACTCACCTCCTGAGAGTCCTGCTTGGGTGCCCCTTCCTCCAAAGGAGGTCGTGACCTCtgacagagaaaagaagggaaggagtgaggtctgggtggtggggaagggcacACGGCGCCACTGTCACCATGGATCACCCAAGATGCCAGTGTGCGGTTTTTCCACACACTTTCACACCTGCCTGTGACAGAACTTCCAGGTGGCAAAAGGTTTTGCAGAAACTATACCAGTAGTGCCCACGAGGAAGACTCAGTGCTTCCTAACTCAGTGTGTGCATGCTGCATGACTTATGTAGAAACCTGAATTCTCCACATCCTAGGGATCTATGGCCCTGTGGGTTTTAGTACCAAGAAGCTACACATGTTTCTCCCATGTAACATGTATTCCTaaacctttttgtttatttctcatcTAATGAACCTCTCTATTTGAGGCGGTTTGAAAGTCTTGTATTACTATTCATCTCTCATTTGTTTGACGTTGTGTTGATCTAGTGAAGTCTCTTCAGGTTTCAGACACTAAGTGATCCCTGGACAGATAGGCTTGCATTTTTCAGTCTGTATTTGCTGAATCGTGTACACATTGTTCTGAAAAGGCTACACATAGATAAATATTGTAGACATGTCTTAGAAGACATTTTGCtcttataacaatattttattgattatgctctacagttgtcccttttctccctctcttcccttcccttcatccTGCATGCCCCCCATCCACATTCTCTCCcatagtttatgtccatgggttgcacatgtaatttctttgtattctacatttcctttattaatcttagcctccccctgtctattttgaacctaccatctatgccacttacTCCCTGTAGCTTCCCCCCCACTTCCCgactgaaatctctccatgttatctccatttctgtgatttttttcgtATTCTCGTTTTtgcctagttcttttttttaagtacagttgtgGATgattgtaagtttgttgtcattttactttttatatttttcatcatcttcattttcttagataattctCTTTAACTCTGTTTCttataatatgggcttggtgaggatgtactgctttaacttgaccttatgtgggaagcattttatcttcccttccattctaaatgatagctttgctccatagagcaatcttggatgtaggtccttgcctttcatgactttgaatacatctttccagccccttcttgcttataAGGTTCTTTtcagatatcagctgacagtcttatgggaactcatttgtaggtaagtgtctccttgtctcctgctgcttttaagattctctccttctcatttATCTTgcgtaatgtaattatgatgtggtttTGTGTGTGCTTTGTACTTTTAGAAGATTTCTTGTAGTAGTTATTATGAAGTGTGGCTATTAACTAGGAGACCTCACCTGTAACTACTCCGTCTTGGGTTGTTTCACTTTCTGCGAGGATTTCTGTGGCGTCTAGGGAGAGAACGTGGAAAGGAGTAAATTGGAGAATATTTCAGGAAGATGGTAATATATGGTGGTATCTTATATTATATTCGGTGGTAGATTAAGAAAACAGTAACCCTGGGGGCATCTGATTTTAGAGAGGACATGACGAAAATCTATGTCACCCTGGTAACTCACCTGGGTTGGAAGTGCCCGGGCTAACAGCTGTGCCTGAGGTAGCCCCAGTGGTACCTGAAACACAAAGGGTCTGAGATCTTCAGTGTGTTTCCTGTTTGTCCCTGGAAGTCTGACCCCAGAAGGACTCCAGGTGCGTCTTTGTTGTAGCAAAGCGCCCTGTCCCTGTGTCCTAATGACTTGAGAATGTCGGTCTTTTCCATGGCCAATACCAGTAagaaagctccaaaaatagtCATGTTCTCAACATGAACAACCatcccagaaattccactttttaCATTTATGGTTAAAAACATGGCTGTAGCCTAGATTCACCATTTACACTCACAAGGTACCAACCAttgggggaaatgcagaaaaagattgCAATGTCCCAGAGAAATATCGGTATCATTAATGCCCTTTTGAACAAGTAAACCTTTGAATAAGATATGCCTGTTTATAGCTTCACattgctttctcctctcctcagagATATACTGTGTCTCGTCACCCCCCGACCAGCCATGTTGGTGACGTGTGTGCCATCACAGGCTGAAGCTCTCATCCTGGATTCACAGCAGCCCTTCTTTCCAATGTTCCAGGGGGACACTAGAAGCCAGCATTGAGAGTTTCCCAATGTCTCTTCAATCTAAGAAACCCTAGGCGCAACTGCAAAGCACTCTGCGGCAAAGCACCCCTCCCGGCAGGCCAGCCTAAGAAGACTCATCCTTCATGGTGAACCCTAAACTGCAGGAACGCTTTCTCACCGGGACTGGATCCACTGCCAGAAGACCAACCGCCAGAAGAGCCGCTGCCTTCTGTCGACGTCGTGGCCTCTAAAGGTAGAAGATGGGGAGTGGTGAGGTCGGAGGATTTAGCATACGAGAGGACAACTACATTGACACTGTGCCAAGCAGGTCTACTATCTCTATTTGGAGGTAAAGTATGGCGATTTCTTCTCATTCACCTACCAGTGTGGGAGCTCCCGGGTAGAAGGGCTGTCCTCGGGTATTGCCCTGTGGCACCTaccaa
The sequence above is a segment of the Phyllostomus discolor isolate MPI-MPIP mPhyDis1 chromosome 2, mPhyDis1.pri.v3, whole genome shotgun sequence genome. Coding sequences within it:
- the LOC118499102 gene encoding submaxillary mucin-like protein translates to MSPLGLCIAGVPPYLFHDPEMFPNHPFLRSFPGGHNSEGTTFPGKSQMTRVGINKGTPGVVPGKTLEPGTYTTVGTTAAPQGQATGSVTGTTRLALGTTVAPGSSNTGATTSVEDGRTRVGIITGTTEDIPGKTPNPGSSNTGLEF